From one Meles meles chromosome 18, mMelMel3.1 paternal haplotype, whole genome shotgun sequence genomic stretch:
- the LOC123929625 gene encoding somatotropin: MAAGPRNSVLLVFTLLCLPWPQEVGAFPAMPLSSLFANAVLRAQHLHQLAADTYKDFERAYIPEGQRYSIQNAQAAFCFSETIPAPTGKDEAQQRSDVELLRFSLLLIQSWLGPVQFLSRVFTNSLVFGTSDRVYEKLKDLEEGIQALMRELEDGSPRAGQILKQTYDKFDTNLRSDDALLKNYGLLSCFKKDLHKAETYLRVMKCRRFVESSCAF, translated from the exons ATGGCTGCTG GTCCTCGGAACTCCGTGCTCCTGGTCTTcaccctgctctgcctgccctggCCTCAGGAGGTGGGCGCCTTCCCGGCCATGCCCTTGTCCAGCCTGTTTGCTAATGCCGTGCTCCGGGCCCAGCACCTGCACCAGCTGGCTGCCGACACCTACAAAGACTTT GAGCGGGCGTACATCCCCGAGGGCCAGAGGTACTCCATCCAGAACGCGCAGGCCGCCTTCTGCTTCTCGGAGACCATCCCAGCGCCCACTGGCAAGGACGAAGCCCAGCAGAGATCC GACGTGGAGCTGCTCCGCTTCTCGCTGCTGCTCATCCAGTCGTGGCTGGGGCCCGTGCAGTTCCTCAGCAGAGTCTTCACCAACAGCCTGGTGTTCGGCACCTCGGACCGAGTCTACGAGAAGCTGAAGGACCTGGAGGAAGGCATCCAAGCGCTGATGCGG GAGCTGGAAGACGGCAGCCCCCGGGCCGGGCAGATCCTGAAGCAAACGTACGACAAGTTTGACACAAATCTGCGCAGCGACGACGCGCTGCTCAAGAACTATGGGCTGCTCTCCTGCTTCAAGAAGGATCTGCACAAGGCCGAGACCTACCTGCGGGTCATGAAGTGTCGCCGCTTTGTGGAAAGCAGCTGTGCCTTCTAG
- the CD79B gene encoding B-cell antigen receptor complex-associated protein beta chain isoform X1 gives MAGLVLSPVPSNCLVLLLLLSAGVLAAKTEDKYRDPKGSTCSGIRQNPRFIARKRGSTVEIRCYTEEQGMVSWLRKREMDLEPKLLLGEDGVVQTQNGSIATLTIKGIHAQHSGVYFCQQNCQKGLPSKGCSTELRVMGLSTLAQLKRRNTLKDGIIMIQTLLIILFIIVPVFLLLDKDDGKAGMDEDHTYEGLNIDQTATYEDIVTLRTGEVKWSVGEHPGQE, from the exons ATGGCCGGGCTGGTGCTGTCTCCTGTGCCCAGCAACTGTCtggtgttgctgctgctgctttcag CAGGTGTGCTAGCAGCCAAAACAGAAGACAAGTACCGGGATCCCAAAG gaaGCACTTGCTCCGGCATCCGGCAGAACCCACGCTTCATAGCCCGGAAAAGGGGCTCCACAGTGGAAATCAGGTGCTACACTGAGGAGCAGGGGATGGTGAGCTGGCTCCGGAAGCGGGAGATGGACTTGGAGCCCAAGCTGCTGCTGGGCGAGGACGGTGTAGTGCAGACCCAGAACGGCTCCATCGCCACACTCACCATCAAAGGCATCCACGCCCAGCACAGCGGCGTCTACTTCTGCCAGCAGAATTGCCAGAAGGGGCTCCCGAGCAAGGGCTGCAGCACTGAACTGCGAGTCATGG GGCTAAGCACCTTGGCACAGTTGAAGCGGAGGAACACACTAAAAGATGGCATCATCATGATCCAAACCCTGCTCATCATCCTTTTCATCATCGTGCCCGTCTTCCTGCTGTTGGACAAG gaTGACGGCAAGGCTGGGATGGATGAAGACCACACCTATGAG GGCCTGAACATCGACCAGACGGCTACCTATGAGGACATAGTGACTCTGCGGACAGGAGAGGTGAAATGGTCAGTCGGGGAGCACCCAGGTCAAGAGTGA
- the CD79B gene encoding B-cell antigen receptor complex-associated protein beta chain isoform X2 produces the protein MAGLVLSPVPSNCLVLLLLLSGVLAAKTEDKYRDPKGSTCSGIRQNPRFIARKRGSTVEIRCYTEEQGMVSWLRKREMDLEPKLLLGEDGVVQTQNGSIATLTIKGIHAQHSGVYFCQQNCQKGLPSKGCSTELRVMGLSTLAQLKRRNTLKDGIIMIQTLLIILFIIVPVFLLLDKDDGKAGMDEDHTYEGLNIDQTATYEDIVTLRTGEVKWSVGEHPGQE, from the exons ATGGCCGGGCTGGTGCTGTCTCCTGTGCCCAGCAACTGTCtggtgttgctgctgctgctttcag GTGTGCTAGCAGCCAAAACAGAAGACAAGTACCGGGATCCCAAAG gaaGCACTTGCTCCGGCATCCGGCAGAACCCACGCTTCATAGCCCGGAAAAGGGGCTCCACAGTGGAAATCAGGTGCTACACTGAGGAGCAGGGGATGGTGAGCTGGCTCCGGAAGCGGGAGATGGACTTGGAGCCCAAGCTGCTGCTGGGCGAGGACGGTGTAGTGCAGACCCAGAACGGCTCCATCGCCACACTCACCATCAAAGGCATCCACGCCCAGCACAGCGGCGTCTACTTCTGCCAGCAGAATTGCCAGAAGGGGCTCCCGAGCAAGGGCTGCAGCACTGAACTGCGAGTCATGG GGCTAAGCACCTTGGCACAGTTGAAGCGGAGGAACACACTAAAAGATGGCATCATCATGATCCAAACCCTGCTCATCATCCTTTTCATCATCGTGCCCGTCTTCCTGCTGTTGGACAAG gaTGACGGCAAGGCTGGGATGGATGAAGACCACACCTATGAG GGCCTGAACATCGACCAGACGGCTACCTATGAGGACATAGTGACTCTGCGGACAGGAGAGGTGAAATGGTCAGTCGGGGAGCACCCAGGTCAAGAGTGA